A part of Rattus norvegicus strain BN/NHsdMcwi chromosome 4, GRCr8, whole genome shotgun sequence genomic DNA contains:
- the Lrtm2 gene encoding leucine-rich repeat and transmembrane domain-containing protein 2 isoform X1 produces MLAPGGGPEQRSKLVLQWRQLSWITCWIALCAVEVLPACPFSCTCDSRSLEVDCSGLGLTTVPPDVPAATQSLLLLNNKLSALPSWAFANLSSLQRLDLSNNFLDQLPRSVFQDLVNLTELQLRNNSIRTLDRDLLQHSPRLRHLDLSINGLAQLPQGLFDGLLALRSLSLRSNRLQSLDRLTFEPLASLQLLQVGDNPWECDCNLREFKHWLEWFSYRGGRLDQLACTLPKELRGKDMRAVPMEMFNYCSQLEDENSAGLDAPGPPCTKASPEPPKPKPGAEPEPEPSTACPQKQRYRPVSVRRAIGTVIIAGVVCGIVCIMMVVAAAYGCIYASLMAKYHRELKKRQPLMGDPEGEHEDQKQISSVA; encoded by the exons ATGTTGGCACCAGGCGGTGGCCCAGAGCAGAGGAGCAAACTTGTCTTGCAGTGGAGACAGCTCTCCT GGATCACCTGCTGGATTGCCCTGTGTGCTGTGGAGGTGCTCCCTGCCTGCCCTTTCTCTTGCACATGTGACAGTCGCAGCTTGGAGGTGGACTGCAGTGGCCTGGGCCTCACCACTGTACCCCCGGATGTGCCGGCTGCCACCCAAAGCCTTTTGCTCCTGAACAATAAGCTGAGTGCCCTGCCAAGCTGGGCTTTCGCCAACCTGTCCAGCCTGCAGCGACTGGACCTGTCCAACAACTTTCTAGACCAGCTCCCGCGGTCCGTTTTCCAGGACCTGGTCAATCTGACGGAGCTTCAGCTTCGGAATAACAGTATCAGGACCCTGGACAGGGACCTGCTCCAGCACTCCCCACGACTTCGACATCTGGATTTGTCTATCAACGGCTTGGCCCAGCTGCCCCAGGGGCTTTTTGATGGGCTCCTGGCTCTACGATCCTTGTCCCTTCGCTCCAATCGTCTGCAGAGCCTGGACCGGCTGACGTTTGAGCCCCTGGCAAGCCTGCAGCTGCTTCAGGTTGGGGACAACCCGTGGGAGTGTGACTGCAACCTTCGAGAGTTCAAACACTGGCTTGAGTGGTTCTCTTACAGAG GGGGGCGCCTGGACCAGCTTGCCTGCACCCTCCCCAAGGAGCTGAGGGGGAAGGACATGCGCGCGGTCCCCATGGAGATGTTTAACTACTGTTCCCAGCTAGAGGATGAGAACTCCGCTGGGCTGGATGCTCCAGGGCCACCATGCACCAAGGCCAGCCCAGAGCCTCCTAAACCTAAACCTGgggctgagcctgagcctgagcccagCACTGCCTGCCCTCAAAAGCAGAGGTACCGGCCGGTGAGCGTGCGGCGAGCCATCGGCACCGTGATCATCGCCGGTGTCGTGTGTGGCATCGTCTGCATCATGATGGTGGTGGCTGCTGCTTATGGGTGTATCTACGCTTCCCTCATGGCCAAGTACCACCGGGAGCTCAAGAAGCGCCAGCCGCTGATGGGGGACCCCGAGGGTGAGCATGAAGATCAGAAGCAGATCTCCTCTGTGGCCTGA